One Phycisphaerae bacterium DNA window includes the following coding sequences:
- a CDS encoding L-lactate dehydrogenase, which translates to MSIEPDSTAAPAGRIAIIGAGSVGSTIAYATMLRGLASQIVLIDQNRAKCEAEAKDLDHGRRFVPTVRLWAGDVVDCAEAEIVIVTAGAKQKPGQSRLDLIQANVAIFNHLIPAISEVAPNAILLIVSNPVDVLTYQASILHHGGPDRVLGSGTVLDSARFVSLLAERLGVAPRSVHAYVVGEHGDSKLLLWSSADIGATPLRCMVDSKGGRLTDTDRTEINAQVEGAAGEIIAAKGATNWAVGLAVARIMEAIRRDESAVLTVSRLLENYFGVSDVCLSVPCLVNRHGARRVLPVPMNAKELAAFQASARIIREACRSAGLRRGVLGPRGADHPAPPAILGCSERF; encoded by the coding sequence ATGTCCATCGAACCCGATTCCACGGCCGCCCCAGCAGGACGCATCGCGATCATCGGCGCGGGCTCGGTAGGTTCGACCATCGCCTATGCGACCATGCTTCGCGGCCTTGCATCGCAGATCGTCCTCATCGACCAGAACAGGGCCAAGTGCGAGGCCGAGGCCAAGGACCTCGACCATGGCCGGCGGTTCGTCCCCACTGTTCGCCTCTGGGCGGGTGATGTGGTGGACTGCGCCGAGGCAGAGATCGTCATTGTCACCGCCGGCGCCAAGCAGAAACCGGGGCAGTCCAGGCTGGATCTGATCCAAGCCAATGTCGCCATTTTCAATCACCTGATTCCCGCGATCTCCGAGGTTGCCCCGAACGCGATCCTGCTCATCGTCTCCAATCCGGTGGATGTCCTCACCTATCAGGCGTCCATACTACACCACGGTGGCCCCGACCGGGTACTCGGCTCCGGGACGGTCCTGGACAGCGCCCGTTTCGTGTCTTTGCTGGCGGAACGTCTCGGCGTCGCCCCGCGGAGCGTGCATGCCTATGTCGTCGGCGAGCATGGCGACAGCAAGTTGCTGCTCTGGTCCAGTGCCGACATCGGAGCCACACCGCTGCGATGCATGGTGGATTCCAAGGGTGGGCGGCTGACCGACACCGATCGGACGGAGATCAATGCCCAGGTCGAGGGTGCGGCGGGCGAGATCATCGCGGCCAAGGGCGCAACGAACTGGGCTGTCGGCCTGGCCGTCGCGCGGATCATGGAGGCCATCCGCCGTGACGAGAGCGCGGTGCTCACCGTCTCCCGACTGCTCGAGAACTACTTCGGCGTTTCCGATGTCTGCTTGTCGGTCCCGTGCCTGGTCAACCGCCACGGCGCCCGGCGAGTCCTGCCCGTGCCGATGAACGCCAAGGAACTAGCCGCCTTCCAAGCCTCGGCCCGGATCATTCGAGAGGCCTGCCGATCGGCGGGCCTGCGACGCGGTGTTCTCGGGCCCCGGGGAGCGGATCACCCGGCCCCGCCGGCGATACTTGGGTGTTCCGAAAGGTTCTAG